The following are from one region of the Nicotiana tomentosiformis chromosome 7, ASM39032v3, whole genome shotgun sequence genome:
- the LOC104120589 gene encoding homeobox-leucine zipper protein HAT9-like codes for MGNDNEICDTRLTLGLATSDLLPKQNQLEEHKKIICLDLSIPLHSSDMEEKKTEGSTSKICKNGQRQAPKSISPRNYNNFNSESNKNGMRKKLRLTKEQSTLLEESFKRHITLAMGKKQELAAKLKLKPRQVEVWFQNRRARTKLKQTEVDCEFLKKWCQSLNDENSRLKKELQELRSIKIDQWASPFHLQLPKIRTIALCPSCQKTENIKSEQKHCDLDCGNRKVANDAMSKEANSETILVNEKN; via the exons ATGGGAAATGATAATGAAATTTGTGACACCAGACTCACACTTGGACTTGCCACAAGTGACTTATTACCTAAACAGAACCAATTAGAAGAACATAAGAAGATTATATGTTTAGATCTATCTATTCCTCTTCATTCTAGTGACATGGAGGAGAAAAAGACTGAGGGGTCCACCTCAAAAATTTGTAAAAATGGCCAAAGGCAAGCCCCTAAAAGTATAAGTCCAAGAAATTACAACAATTTTAACAGTGAAAGCAACAAGAATGGTATGAGAAAGAAGCTGAGGCTTACCAAAGAACAATCCACTTTGCTTGAAGAAAGTTTCAAACGGCACATTACACTTGCTATG GGTAAAAAACAAGAGCTTGCAGCCAAATTAAAACTCAAGCCACGGCAAGTAGAAGTTTGGTTTCAGAATAGAAGAGCAAG GACTAAACTGAAGCAAACAGAAGTGGACTGTGAGTTTTTGAAGAAGTGGTGCCAAAGTTTGAATGATGAAAATAGTAGACTAAAGAAAGAGTTGCAAGAGCTAAGATCAATCAAGATTGATCAATGGGCATCACCTTTTCATCTTCAACTTCCCAAGATTAGGACAATTGCCCTGTGTCCATCTTGCCAGAAAACAGAGAATATCAAATCTGAGCAAAAGCATTGTGATTTGGATTGTGGAAACCGAAAAGTGGCTAATGATGCAATGTCCAAAGAAGCAAATTCAGAAACTATTCTTGTCAATGAAAAAAACTAA